TGAAAAGTCTCAAAATAGATTGTTAAAAACTTGAAAAGGTTATGATTCAAAATTTAGATTTAAATGAGCTAATTTTATTTTAATAATTCTAATTTTAATAATGCTTGTTTCAATAATATTGCCAATTTTTATATAATAAAGGAGTTTTTTATATGTTAAAAAAAATTAATATTGCCGTGGATGGAACTGCAGGAAGTGGTAAAAGTTCTGTAATGAATGAAGTTGCTAAAGTATTAAAAATGAATTTTATAGATACAGGTGTTATTTATAGAGCATTTACAAAATTTTGTGTTAAAAATAATATTAATTTTTTTGAACCTAAAGAAATTGAATCTCAAATTGATTTATTTAGTTATAAATATATAAATGAAAATGAAATTTTAGTTAATGGAGAAGATTATGGACCATACATTTTTGATTATGATGTTGTAGAAAATATAAAGTATATTGCTCAAAATGTAAAAGTAAGAGAATATATGGTAAATTTACAAAGACAAATGGTAATAGAAAAAAATAATATTGTAATTGGCCGAGATATAACAACTGTTGTTTTACCCGATGCTGAATTAAAAATATATTTTGATTGTTCAGTTGAAGCAAGAGCAAAAAGAAGATTTGAACAAAATATCAAGAATAATATCTTACCCAATGTATATGAAGATATTTTAAGACAAATTAAGCAAAGAGATGATTTTGACAAAAATAGAAGTACTGGTCCACTTAAAATAGATAAAGGAGCTTGAATTTTAGATACAAGTAATTTAACTTTTGAAGAATCAATGAAAGTAATTTTAAATAAAATAGAGCAAATT
This genomic window from Spiroplasma taiwanense CT-1 contains:
- the cmk gene encoding (d)CMP kinase, with amino-acid sequence MLKKINIAVDGTAGSGKSSVMNEVAKVLKMNFIDTGVIYRAFTKFCVKNNINFFEPKEIESQIDLFSYKYINENEILVNGEDYGPYIFDYDVVENIKYIAQNVKVREYMVNLQRQMVIEKNNIVIGRDITTVVLPDAELKIYFDCSVEARAKRRFEQNIKNNILPNVYEDILRQIKQRDDFDKNRSTGPLKIDKGAWILDTSNLTFEESMKVILNKIEQI